Proteins co-encoded in one Halorussus vallis genomic window:
- a CDS encoding metal-dependent hydrolase gives MMNTTHAAMGVALAAPLTVLAPELAPAAALAAIAGGVFPDLDLFGGQHRRTLHFPVYYAVAALVAGAAAAVWPSVETVAVAFFLLSAALHAATDALGGGLELRPWEPSDDRGVYLHPAKRWIRPRRWIRYDGAPEDLVLAAVLSLPGLLLFDGLVRKLTVAGLAVSVVYTAVRKRLPELEGRLSGEQ, from the coding sequence ATGATGAACACCACCCACGCGGCGATGGGGGTCGCGCTTGCGGCCCCGCTGACGGTCCTGGCACCCGAACTCGCGCCCGCCGCCGCGCTCGCCGCCATCGCGGGCGGCGTCTTTCCCGACCTCGACCTCTTCGGCGGGCAGCACCGCCGGACGCTCCACTTTCCGGTCTACTACGCGGTCGCCGCGCTCGTCGCGGGTGCGGCGGCCGCCGTCTGGCCGTCGGTCGAGACGGTCGCGGTCGCGTTCTTTCTGCTGTCGGCCGCGCTCCACGCCGCCACGGACGCGCTGGGCGGCGGCCTCGAACTCCGACCGTGGGAACCCAGCGACGACCGCGGAGTGTACCTCCACCCGGCGAAGCGGTGGATTCGGCCGCGCCGGTGGATTCGCTACGACGGCGCGCCCGAGGACCTGGTGCTCGCCGCCGTCCTGTCGCTTCCGGGACTCCTGCTGTTCGACGGCTTGGTTCGAAAGCTCACGGTCGCCGGCCTCGCGGTGTCGGTCGTCTACACCGCCGTCCGGAAGCGACTGCCGGAGCTAGAGGGTCGGCTCTCGGGCGAGCAGTAG